The DNA region ACGCCCATCGTGAATGATCCGTACGACTTCGGCCGCATTGCCGCGGCCAATGCCTTGTCCGATGTCTACGCCATGGGCGGCGAGCCGTACTCGGTCATGAACATCGTCTGTTTCCCCATCAAGACGATGGACAAGATCGTGCTCAAGCAGATTCTCAAGGGCGGGTACGACACCATCCGCGAGGCCGGCGCCGTTCTCGCCGGCGGACACAGCGTGGAGGACCCGGAGGTCAAGTACGGCTTGGCCGTTTCCGGCGTTATCGACCCGGACCGCTACGCCGCGAACAAGGCGCTCGCGCCCGGAGACCTCCTGGTGCTCACCAAACCCCTGGGAACAGGCGTCCTGGCCACGGCCATCAAGGGACGCTGGCAGGGGCAGGACGTTTTGGAAGATATCCTGGTGCGTTGGGCGGCACGGCTCAACGCCTCGGCCGGGAAGGCCATTCTGGAGCACGACCTCAAGGCCGCCACGGATATTACCGGCTTCGGCCTGGGGGGCCACCTTCTGGAGATGGCCCACGCCTCCAGGATGGATGTCGACCTCTGGCTCGACGCCGTGCCGTTTATTGACGAGTCCCTGGAGCTGGCCTCCATGGGACTTCTTCCCGCCGGCTCCTACGCGAACAAGGACTTTTGCCAGAAGGCCATTGTCCTCGCGGGCGGAGTCGGTGAGGGTGCCGACAGCCTGCTGCGGGTGGATCTCGTGTTCGACGCGCAGACTTCCGGCGGCTTGTTGTTGGCCGTTCCCGAATCACGCCTCGACGCTGTTCGCGCCATGCTTGAATCGAACGGCGACATCGCCGCTGTCGTCGGCCGGGTGACCGGCCCCGGCGACGGACGGCTCCGCATCCTCCCTTCTATCTAACCTTCTTCACCAACTGGTTGTTTTATGAGCAAGGATTCTATGATCAATCCGGAAGTGCGTAATGTGGCCATCATCGCCCACGTCGACCATGGCAAGACAACTCTTGTGGACGCCATGTTCCGGCAGGCCGGCGTGTTCCGCGAAGGGCAGGAAGTGGACGACCGGGTCATGGACCGCCTCGACCTCGAACGCGAGCGGGGCATCACCATCGCCGCAAAGAACTGCGCCGTGAAGTGGAAGGACATCAAGATCAACATCATCGACACCCCGGGCCACGCCGACTTCGGCGGCGAAGTGGAGCGCTCCCTGTCCATGGCGGATGGCGCGCTGCTGCTCGTGGACGCCTCGGAAGGGCCGCTGCCGCAGACGCGTTTCGTGCTCGGAAAGACCCTGGATGCCGGGCTGCCTGTGGTCGTGGTCATCAACAAGATCGACCGCGCCGACGCCCGCCCGGACGAGGTGCTGGACGAGGTCTACGACCTCTTCATCGACCTGGACGCCGACGAAGAGCAGCTGGAGTTCCCCATCCTCTACGCCGTGGGCCGCGAGGGCCGCGCCTCTTTGGAAAAAGACGGCGGAACCGATCTGACCGAGCTGTTCGAGATGATCCTGAAAACGGTACCCGGACCGGAAGCCGACCCGGACGCGCCGTTCACCATGCTTGTCTCGGACCTCTCGTACTCCGACTACCTGGGCCGCCTGGCCATCGGCAAGGTCCGTGCGGGCCGCGCACACACCCAGCAGGGGCTGATGCGCATCGGCGAAAGCGGGCAGCCCAAGGCGCTGAAGGTCTCCAAGCTCCAGACCTTCGAGGGCCTCGCCGTTGTGGAGACGGCGGAAGCGCGTCCCGGCGACATCATCGTGCTCTCCGGCGTGGAGGACGTGAACATCGGCGACACGATCTGCGACCCCGAGCGCACCGTACCGCTGCCGCGCATCACGGTGGAGGAGCCCACGGTCTCCATGCGCTTTGCCGTGAACACCTCGCCCCTGGCCGGCCGTGAGGGCGACAAGCTCCAGTCCCGCGT from Oceanidesulfovibrio marinus includes:
- the selD gene encoding selenide, water dikinase SelD, with amino-acid sequence MSERNNVPLAESVTAAGUASKIPPGDLEEVLAEIVSEDDDRVILGSAGNEDAAILRFPPGKALVQTVDFFTPIVNDPYDFGRIAAANALSDVYAMGGEPYSVMNIVCFPIKTMDKIVLKQILKGGYDTIREAGAVLAGGHSVEDPEVKYGLAVSGVIDPDRYAANKALAPGDLLVLTKPLGTGVLATAIKGRWQGQDVLEDILVRWAARLNASAGKAILEHDLKAATDITGFGLGGHLLEMAHASRMDVDLWLDAVPFIDESLELASMGLLPAGSYANKDFCQKAIVLAGGVGEGADSLLRVDLVFDAQTSGGLLLAVPESRLDAVRAMLESNGDIAAVVGRVTGPGDGRLRILPSI
- the typA gene encoding translational GTPase TypA; translation: MSKDSMINPEVRNVAIIAHVDHGKTTLVDAMFRQAGVFREGQEVDDRVMDRLDLERERGITIAAKNCAVKWKDIKINIIDTPGHADFGGEVERSLSMADGALLLVDASEGPLPQTRFVLGKTLDAGLPVVVVINKIDRADARPDEVLDEVYDLFIDLDADEEQLEFPILYAVGREGRASLEKDGGTDLTELFEMILKTVPGPEADPDAPFTMLVSDLSYSDYLGRLAIGKVRAGRAHTQQGLMRIGESGQPKALKVSKLQTFEGLAVVETAEARPGDIIVLSGVEDVNIGDTICDPERTVPLPRITVEEPTVSMRFAVNTSPLAGREGDKLQSRVIRERLNREMLSNVAIRIEETDEKDAFLVKGRGEFQMAILIETMRREGFELNVGRPQVITRDEGGAKLEPIEHLYVDCDEAFLGVVTEKLATRKGRMINLVNKGKGRVRLEFSIPSRGLIGYRDEFLTDTKGTGIMNSYLLGYETFRGEILSRYTGSIVSDRAGGAVAYALFNLEPRGELFVAPNDPVYEGMIVGEHNRDNDIDVNPTKEKKLSNMRASGKDENVILTPVRAMTLERAIHFIREDELVEVTPESIRLRKGILPAKDRHAIAGKKKKATQA